In Deinococcus puniceus, one genomic interval encodes:
- a CDS encoding DUF2259 domain-containing protein has translation MRRLFFPALILLASTAWAGNRLDIVRVAFSPSSHRVVAVTSGELDGSGFGAAQIDVLNTSSGATVYTVQKDVEEATAPAVLAQVLTSAPVVNIFAQSGLNPGVTSVPRYRRVYSTGYASWSDGIGAGQRRTTSVSLWTAGVFAPIKLDVFRLPSKCPQEYFNPGDVASGFRLSVRGRVVYQDKVLPAARSCAARYSLERVDVRGNRALFTLRAYGIGFEGPDADPVFVAVTLK, from the coding sequence ATGCGGCGACTTTTTTTTCCGGCCTTGATCCTCTTGGCCTCTACTGCGTGGGCAGGCAACCGGCTAGACATCGTTCGGGTGGCGTTCTCGCCGTCCAGCCACCGGGTTGTCGCCGTCACCTCCGGCGAACTGGACGGCAGCGGCTTCGGCGCGGCGCAGATCGACGTGCTGAATACGTCTAGCGGGGCCACCGTCTACACCGTTCAAAAAGACGTTGAAGAAGCGACGGCCCCCGCCGTGTTGGCGCAAGTGCTGACCTCTGCGCCTGTGGTCAATATTTTTGCCCAATCGGGACTGAATCCGGGGGTGACGTCCGTTCCGCGTTACCGCCGCGTGTACTCCACCGGATATGCTTCGTGGTCAGACGGCATCGGGGCGGGGCAGCGCCGCACTACCTCTGTTTCACTCTGGACGGCGGGCGTTTTCGCACCCATCAAGCTCGATGTGTTTCGCCTGCCGTCCAAGTGCCCGCAGGAGTACTTCAACCCCGGCGATGTCGCGTCCGGCTTTCGCCTGAGCGTGCGGGGGCGCGTGGTGTATCAGGATAAGGTCTTGCCTGCTGCCCGCTCCTGCGCCGCCCGCTACAGTCTGGAACGGGTGGATGTGCGGGGCAACCGCGCCCTATTCACGCTACGGGCCTACGGCATCGGCTTTGAGGGCCCAGACGCCGATCCCGTATTTGTGGCCGTCACGCTGAAATAG
- a CDS encoding PsbP-related protein codes for MKVSRMLLASALVSLLPLAGAQTLIKFSDPKLPFSFSYPQGWVGIDFKDDTNGVSLLSAKTKPASLVRLLFASKAGRAVNLATEYQNFESGVKTSGATLKLLSSKAASYGGVTGQEREYTLTIKEGQLRLRVWYGNGAKNIYSFQLTDTPARYAAASATFSKILNSVRF; via the coding sequence ATGAAGGTTTCCCGCATGTTGCTGGCTTCGGCCCTGGTTTCGCTTCTTCCGTTGGCGGGCGCACAAACCCTGATCAAGTTCAGCGATCCCAAATTGCCGTTTTCGTTTAGTTACCCGCAGGGCTGGGTGGGCATCGACTTTAAAGACGACACCAACGGCGTGAGCCTGCTGTCGGCCAAGACCAAACCCGCATCGCTGGTGCGCCTGCTGTTTGCCAGCAAGGCCGGGCGGGCCGTGAACCTCGCCACCGAATACCAGAACTTCGAGTCGGGCGTGAAGACCAGTGGAGCCACCCTGAAACTGCTGAGCAGCAAGGCCGCGAGCTACGGCGGCGTGACCGGGCAGGAGCGCGAATACACCCTGACCATCAAGGAAGGCCAACTGCGCCTGCGCGTGTGGTACGGCAACGGAGCCAAGAATATCTATTCCTTCCAACTCACCGATACGCCTGCTCGGTATGCAGCGGCCAGCGCGACGTTCAGCAAGATCCTGAACAGTGTGCGGTTCTGA
- a CDS encoding MJ1477/TM1410 family putative glycoside hydrolase, whose translation MIPFASTLWPALLLYSLSGSSPGPSSVRPSFVWQSQAAASATLSRHQKLMAVTTWGIQLTGYGQKRLTNVVQGEFDLVVIDPTDDNAVPWTKSEVSRASQGTSAQGKLLIAYLSMGAAESYRPYWKPGWRVGNPAWLLQEDPDWPGNYDVAYWNADWQRIALAQLDRAIDAGFHGTYMDLIDAYQRNPGRVTARADMVTWVCRIAAHARARDPEFLIIPQNAADLLKDPRYAACVDATGQEETFVYATDRPTESQRKRTQLADYHLWKKAGKPVLTLDYANKPALISSIYAKARQAGLVPYVTTVALNTLPPSR comes from the coding sequence ATGATTCCCTTTGCTTCCACCCTCTGGCCCGCGCTGCTGCTGTACTCGCTGTCCGGTTCCTCTCCGGGGCCTTCCTCTGTACGGCCATCCTTTGTATGGCAGAGCCAAGCGGCGGCTTCTGCGACCCTGTCTCGCCACCAGAAACTCATGGCCGTGACCACTTGGGGCATTCAACTCACCGGCTACGGCCAGAAGCGCCTGACCAATGTCGTTCAGGGCGAATTTGATCTGGTGGTTATCGATCCCACCGACGACAACGCCGTGCCGTGGACAAAAAGTGAAGTCTCGCGGGCCTCACAGGGCACATCAGCACAGGGCAAACTCTTGATCGCTTACCTGAGCATGGGGGCCGCCGAAAGTTACCGCCCGTACTGGAAACCCGGCTGGCGCGTGGGCAACCCGGCGTGGCTGCTGCAAGAAGACCCGGATTGGCCCGGCAACTACGACGTAGCCTACTGGAACGCCGATTGGCAGCGCATCGCCCTCGCGCAGCTTGACCGGGCCATAGACGCCGGATTTCACGGCACCTATATGGACTTGATCGACGCTTACCAGCGCAATCCGGGGCGTGTCACCGCCCGCGCCGACATGGTGACTTGGGTGTGCCGGATCGCTGCCCATGCCCGCGCCCGCGATCCCGAATTTCTGATCATTCCTCAAAACGCCGCCGACCTGCTGAAAGACCCGCGCTACGCCGCCTGCGTGGACGCCACCGGGCAGGAAGAAACCTTCGTGTACGCCACAGACCGCCCCACCGAATCACAGCGGAAGCGGACGCAACTGGCCGACTACCACCTCTGGAAGAAGGCTGGAAAGCCGGTGCTGACGCTGGATTATGCCAACAAGCCCGCGTTGATTTCCAGCATTTATGCCAAAGCGCGGCAGGCAGGTCTGGTGCCGTATGTGACGACTGTGGCGCTCAATACGCTGCCGCCCTCCCGCTGA
- a CDS encoding endo alpha-1,4 polygalactosaminidase, with protein sequence MCPLSVYYGPATRQAVSTLGGFDVVVLHPTLYAPADLQALRAGGTRVLGYLSVGEDHAFGDVACVPGSAPYHCGVNAEWGSVVVDAGHPAWREVVLMRAEQVLEHTDGLLLDTLDSADPAATLELVRALRAAAPQATLMANRGFGLLPGLTPLVQSVLFEAFSTTHSPRLAAHDREGLAYTAHWLAVLRAAGLPVFALDYAAKPKLIAFARARAAQYAVPTFVTNRDLTLPGGL encoded by the coding sequence ATGTGCCCCCTCAGCGTGTACTACGGCCCCGCCACCCGGCAGGCTGTCAGCACGCTGGGGGGCTTTGACGTGGTGGTGCTGCATCCTACGCTGTACGCCCCTGCCGACTTGCAGGCCTTACGGGCGGGCGGAACCCGCGTGCTGGGCTACCTGAGTGTGGGGGAAGATCACGCTTTCGGAGACGTGGCGTGTGTGCCCGGCAGCGCCCCGTACCACTGCGGCGTGAATGCAGAGTGGGGCAGCGTGGTGGTCGACGCAGGCCATCCGGCTTGGCGCGAAGTGGTGCTGATGCGTGCAGAACAGGTGCTAGAACATACCGACGGCCTGTTGCTGGATACGCTGGACAGTGCCGACCCCGCCGCCACGCTGGAGTTGGTGAGGGCGTTGCGGGCTGCTGCTCCCCAAGCCACGCTGATGGCGAACCGGGGCTTCGGCCTGCTGCCGGGGCTGACCCCACTCGTTCAGTCCGTCTTGTTCGAGGCCTTCAGTACCACGCATTCGCCCCGGCTGGCGGCCCACGACCGGGAAGGGCTGGCGTATACGGCCCACTGGCTGGCTGTTCTCCGGGCCGCTGGCCTGCCCGTGTTTGCTCTGGACTACGCCGCCAAGCCCAAACTGATCGCCTTTGCCCGCGCCCGCGCCGCGCAGTACGCTGTGCCTACCTTCGTCACCAACCGTGACCTGACCCTGCCCGGAGGTTTATGA
- a CDS encoding Agd3-related carbohydrate-binding protein translates to MTPQPANSVPRSLKRLLPLLTLSLVLAACSQPSSMPLNQSVSGDPSASAPQDHDDHDASRHASEKGHIHEIHAALPGVPRSELPTNAKLAPGTLTVPQGTRLSAQALPSNTQTNKVALKVLILSSGPTDFGLNSAKSMLSQSGVPFDVLDATTTPLTTQSLIASDGVGKYQGIILTDAALTFQSSPNFYSSALDTSEWATLFEYEKAYKVRQLALYGAPTTVPEDYGLRIVPGTEFATGNLNVTAAGKTAFKDLTGNALPLRNAYTYATQLEAVTGVVTQPLLTDDAGRIVAATSATDGRERLILTSAQNPALLHTQILGYGLVQWLTKGVHLGEHRRFLQVDIDDWFVNGSVFDPATGGLRSEPFRLSASDALGARDQQRAIDRAYNVVNNFEYAVMFNGRGAVPSSPATCVPQLYGDQIKDALSSVSRCMAYDFDWVNHTRDHWRMDVMDLPTSTAAIVSNFTIGTQLGLQLSRKSLVTGEHSGLGYMDPTDNGNNNDGGFLQPKQDLGLGRSNPNLITAAVNSGVRYLASNRSIASQWDASCPSCGVPHPMNPNLLLIPRYPNSLGYHVTTPEEATTSYNNLYAPGGAAAYWDHAFDYAELLDVDSTQGVGHLFDGTAWPTYMHQTNLRQYAPGKSLASDWVNAVVEKYARYSTLPLNTLRWDALGAYVERHTREQKALAANAYTAIWNRTFNTVRITPAGAPVPFTLTGLWGGKVYGAYEAYPLTINSVVDIVVRTR, encoded by the coding sequence ATGACCCCTCAACCTGCCAACTCTGTGCCCCGCTCTCTCAAACGCCTCTTGCCCCTGCTGACCCTGAGTCTGGTTTTGGCGGCCTGCTCTCAGCCCTCCAGCATGCCCCTCAACCAGTCGGTCTCTGGCGACCCCAGCGCCTCTGCGCCCCAAGATCACGACGATCACGATGCTTCTCGCCATGCCAGTGAAAAGGGTCACATTCACGAGATTCATGCCGCGCTGCCGGGCGTGCCCCGTTCCGAATTGCCCACCAATGCAAAATTAGCTCCGGGCACCCTGACCGTGCCGCAGGGAACGCGCCTGAGTGCCCAGGCCCTGCCCAGCAACACGCAGACCAACAAAGTGGCCCTGAAAGTGCTGATTCTGAGCAGCGGCCCCACTGATTTCGGACTCAATTCGGCCAAGTCCATGCTGAGCCAGTCTGGTGTGCCGTTTGATGTGCTGGACGCCACCACCACGCCCCTGACGACACAGTCCCTCATCGCCAGCGACGGCGTGGGCAAGTATCAGGGCATCATCCTCACCGACGCCGCACTGACTTTTCAGAGCAGCCCCAACTTTTATTCCAGTGCGCTCGATACCAGCGAGTGGGCCACGTTGTTTGAATACGAAAAGGCTTACAAGGTGCGGCAACTCGCCCTGTACGGCGCACCGACCACCGTACCCGAAGATTACGGCCTGCGGATCGTGCCCGGCACCGAGTTCGCCACCGGAAACCTGAACGTGACGGCGGCAGGGAAGACAGCCTTCAAAGACCTGACCGGAAACGCTCTTCCGCTGCGCAATGCCTATACCTACGCCACCCAACTCGAAGCTGTGACCGGCGTGGTCACTCAGCCCCTGCTGACCGATGATGCAGGCCGAATCGTCGCGGCGACAAGCGCCACCGACGGCCGCGAGCGCCTGATCCTGACGAGCGCCCAAAATCCAGCGCTTCTTCACACCCAAATTTTGGGTTATGGCTTGGTGCAGTGGCTCACTAAAGGCGTGCATTTAGGCGAGCACCGCCGATTCCTACAGGTCGATATCGACGATTGGTTTGTGAATGGCAGCGTCTTCGACCCGGCGACGGGCGGCCTGCGCTCCGAACCCTTCCGTCTCTCGGCCAGCGACGCTCTGGGGGCCAGAGATCAGCAGCGGGCGATCGACAGGGCTTACAACGTCGTCAACAACTTTGAGTACGCCGTCATGTTCAATGGACGGGGCGCGGTTCCGTCCAGCCCAGCGACCTGTGTCCCCCAACTGTACGGCGATCAGATCAAGGATGCCCTGAGCAGTGTGTCGCGCTGCATGGCCTACGACTTCGATTGGGTCAACCATACCCGCGATCATTGGCGTATGGACGTGATGGATTTGCCCACCTCCACGGCGGCTATCGTAAGTAATTTTACAATCGGCACGCAGTTGGGTCTGCAACTGAGCCGCAAGAGCCTCGTCACAGGCGAACACAGTGGTCTGGGGTATATGGATCCCACCGACAACGGCAACAACAACGACGGCGGATTCTTGCAGCCCAAGCAGGATTTGGGGCTGGGGCGCAGCAACCCCAACCTGATTACGGCAGCGGTCAACAGCGGCGTGCGTTATCTGGCCTCTAACCGCAGCATCGCCAGCCAGTGGGACGCGAGTTGCCCCAGTTGCGGCGTTCCTCACCCCATGAACCCCAACCTGCTGCTCATTCCGCGTTACCCCAACAGCCTCGGCTACCATGTCACCACGCCGGAAGAAGCCACGACCTCCTACAACAACCTGTATGCACCGGGCGGCGCGGCGGCCTACTGGGATCACGCCTTCGATTACGCCGAACTGCTGGACGTAGACAGCACGCAGGGCGTGGGGCACCTGTTTGATGGAACGGCTTGGCCCACCTATATGCACCAGACCAACCTGCGCCAGTACGCCCCCGGCAAGAGTTTGGCGAGCGACTGGGTGAACGCTGTCGTGGAAAAATACGCCCGCTATTCCACGCTGCCCCTGAACACCCTGCGGTGGGACGCGCTGGGGGCCTATGTGGAGCGCCACACCCGCGAACAGAAAGCCTTGGCAGCCAACGCTTACACGGCCATTTGGAACCGTACCTTCAACACCGTGAGGATTACTCCTGCTGGCGCGCCCGTTCCATTTACCCTGACTGGCCTGTGGGGCGGCAAAGTCTACGGCGCGTATGAGGCTTACCCTCTGACCATTAACTCCGTAGTGGACATCGTCGTCAGAACCCGCTGA
- a CDS encoding NAD-dependent epimerase/dehydratase family protein, protein MTQFLAPILLLGASGFLGRHIHAALLSAGYEVRGPDFDLSVLPPSGWDTLMEGVGAVVNAAGRTTGPLTELTKANVMLPAHALDAAQRAGLRLLHLSSAAEYGRTAEGYAAGECDPARPLSAYGASKLAATVMIEEAARGGRVNALALRVTNPIGAGMAPTGLPGRAAQELREAVWEGRSSVRFGPLGAQRDLIAAHDVARAVVHLLPGSPGETLTGVVNVGSGEAVPVRQIVQTLAELLGYEGEVQEDAPGSPRSGDVPYQRADITRLNRSGFVAEWNLGHALNALLYPDSIPTPRTLLI, encoded by the coding sequence ATGACTCAATTTTTAGCTCCAATCTTGCTGCTCGGCGCTTCCGGCTTTCTAGGCCGCCACATTCACGCGGCCCTACTGAGCGCGGGCTACGAGGTGCGTGGGCCGGATTTCGACTTGTCGGTGCTGCCTCCATCGGGCTGGGACACCCTGATGGAAGGGGTCGGAGCGGTGGTGAACGCCGCTGGGCGCACCACCGGGCCACTGACCGAACTGACCAAAGCCAATGTGATGCTGCCTGCCCACGCGCTGGACGCGGCCCAGCGTGCCGGACTGCGGCTGCTTCATCTGTCGTCGGCGGCGGAATATGGCCGCACCGCTGAGGGCTACGCTGCCGGGGAATGCGATCCGGCGCGGCCCTTGTCGGCCTACGGAGCCAGCAAACTGGCCGCCACCGTGATGATCGAGGAAGCGGCCCGTGGAGGGCGCGTGAACGCCCTGGCCCTGCGGGTGACCAACCCGATTGGCGCGGGCATGGCCCCGACAGGCCTGCCCGGACGCGCCGCACAAGAACTCCGTGAGGCCGTGTGGGAGGGCCGCTCCAGCGTGCGCTTTGGCCCGCTCGGTGCCCAGCGCGACCTGATCGCCGCCCATGATGTGGCCCGCGCCGTGGTGCATCTGTTACCCGGTTCCCCCGGTGAAACACTGACAGGCGTGGTGAATGTCGGCAGCGGCGAGGCGGTGCCCGTTCGGCAGATCGTACAAACGTTGGCCGAGCTGCTGGGCTATGAGGGAGAAGTGCAGGAGGACGCTCCCGGAAGTCCCCGCAGCGGCGACGTGCCGTACCAACGGGCCGATATTACCCGCCTGAACCGCAGCGGTTTTGTGGCCGAATGGAACCTTGGGCACGCCCTCAACGCCCTCCTGTACCCAGATTCAATTCCGACTCCTAGGACATTGCTGATATGA
- a CDS encoding nucleotidyltransferase family protein encodes MHAIILAGGKGTRLRPYTTHIPKPLVPLGDTYSILEVVLYQLRHHGFSSVTLAVGHMGHLIRAFVGDGSRYDLQVAYTDEETPLGTIGPVLTVLDDLPEHFLVMNGDILTNLDYSTFLRRHAATTRPVTVATYHREIKSEFGVLDVSEDGTTIVAFREKPTVQFQVSMGVYAMTREALRRYTPGQALGFDTLMLDLLGAGEQPGSDLFGGYWLDIGRPEDYDTANTQWATMAPILLPHLALTADALAQPSAAD; translated from the coding sequence ATGCACGCCATCATTCTTGCTGGAGGAAAAGGCACCCGCCTGCGCCCCTACACCACCCATATTCCCAAGCCACTTGTTCCCCTCGGCGACACCTATTCCATCTTGGAGGTCGTGCTGTACCAGTTGCGGCATCACGGCTTTTCCAGCGTCACGCTGGCCGTGGGGCACATGGGCCACCTGATTCGCGCCTTCGTGGGCGACGGCAGCCGCTACGACCTGCAGGTGGCGTACACCGACGAGGAAACACCGCTGGGCACCATTGGCCCGGTACTCACCGTGTTGGACGACCTCCCCGAACACTTTCTGGTCATGAACGGCGACATTCTGACCAATCTGGACTACAGCACTTTTCTGCGCCGCCATGCAGCGACCACCCGCCCCGTGACGGTGGCGACCTATCACCGCGAAATCAAAAGCGAATTCGGCGTGCTGGACGTTTCAGAGGACGGCACTACCATCGTGGCCTTCCGCGAGAAGCCTACGGTGCAGTTTCAGGTCAGCATGGGCGTGTACGCCATGACCCGTGAGGCCCTGCGCCGCTACACGCCCGGTCAGGCGCTAGGCTTCGACACCCTGATGCTGGATCTGTTGGGTGCAGGCGAGCAGCCCGGCAGCGACCTGTTCGGCGGCTACTGGTTGGATATTGGCCGTCCTGAGGACTACGACACCGCCAACACGCAGTGGGCGACGATGGCCCCCATCCTGCTGCCGCATCTGGCCCTGACTGCCGACGCACTCGCCCAGCCCAGCGCTGCCGACTGA
- a CDS encoding NAD-dependent 4,6-dehydratase LegB → MTTPMMPNLSAPASAHTGSSRPVVAVTGADGFIGSHLTEQLVQAGYHVKAMAIYNSQGSYGWLDTVGPDTMQHVEVQLGDVRDSGSVRALMQGAQTVYHLAALIAIPYSYVAPRSYVETNITGTLNVLEAARELGTGRVVHTSTSEVYGTARTVPIHETHPLQGQSPYSATKIGADKLAESYFLSFGLPVVTLRPFNTYGPRQSARAVIPTIISQIAAGRREIRLGDLRPTRDFNFVADTARAFRAVGEAGPEVLGQTLNAGSGQEITVGDTVRLIARVMGADVEVTQEDQRLRPEGSEVMRLLADASSLSAVTGWQPSVSLEEGLGRTAQWFTDPANLARYRVDTYTV, encoded by the coding sequence ATGACTACCCCCATGATGCCCAACCTGTCTGCCCCCGCTTCTGCCCACACTGGCTCTTCCCGCCCGGTGGTGGCTGTCACTGGCGCAGACGGCTTTATCGGCTCTCACCTCACCGAACAGTTGGTGCAGGCGGGCTACCACGTCAAGGCGATGGCTATTTACAACTCTCAGGGGTCGTATGGCTGGCTCGATACGGTTGGCCCCGACACCATGCAGCACGTCGAAGTCCAGCTGGGAGACGTGCGCGATTCCGGCAGCGTGCGGGCGCTGATGCAGGGTGCCCAAACCGTGTACCACCTCGCGGCCCTGATCGCTATTCCGTACTCTTACGTTGCGCCGCGTTCCTATGTGGAAACCAACATCACGGGCACGCTGAATGTGTTGGAAGCCGCCCGCGAACTCGGTACGGGCCGCGTCGTGCATACCAGCACCAGCGAGGTCTACGGCACAGCCCGCACCGTGCCCATCCACGAAACCCACCCCTTGCAGGGCCAGTCGCCGTACTCGGCCACCAAAATCGGGGCCGACAAGTTGGCCGAAAGCTACTTCCTCAGCTTTGGCCTACCTGTCGTCACGCTGCGGCCCTTCAATACCTACGGCCCGCGTCAGTCGGCCCGCGCCGTCATTCCCACCATCATCAGCCAGATCGCGGCGGGGCGGCGTGAAATCCGTTTGGGCGACCTGCGCCCTACCCGCGACTTCAATTTCGTGGCCGATACCGCCCGCGCTTTCCGTGCGGTGGGCGAAGCCGGGCCGGAAGTGCTGGGCCAGACCCTGAACGCCGGATCGGGCCAGGAAATCACCGTGGGGGACACCGTGCGCCTGATTGCCCGCGTGATGGGGGCCGACGTGGAGGTCACCCAAGAAGACCAGCGTCTTCGTCCGGAAGGCAGCGAAGTGATGCGCCTCCTTGCTGACGCCAGCAGCCTGAGCGCGGTCACGGGGTGGCAGCCCAGCGTGTCCCTCGAAGAAGGGTTAGGCCGCACCGCGCAGTGGTTTACCGATCCGGCCAATCTCGCCCGCTACCGCGTGGATACCTACACCGTTTAG